The following DNA comes from Papaver somniferum cultivar HN1 chromosome 4, ASM357369v1, whole genome shotgun sequence.
ATTATTGCATTTTGCATTGATGAAACTGGTGTCTCTACTTTTCAACATGGTTCCTTTTCCATTGTTAATCATCATCATGAAATGGCCAGGTCAACCTAGAAGGCATCTACTCCAAAGTGGCTGGAGTGTCTTTGTTAGCTCCAAAAGGCTTGTTGCTGGGGATGCATTTATATTTCTAAGGTATCTTATCTTGTTGATGACCTCAATTTCCTATCTTCAAACCATCTTTGTTTTCTCTATATGATACAGAGCTAATGTTGTGTTTCCAGAGGTGAAAATGGGGAACTTCGTGTTGGCGTACGCCGTGCAATGCGACAACAGAGTAACATTTCGTCTTCGGTCATATCTAGCCACAGCATGCACCTTGGTGTTCTTGCAACTGCATGGCATGCTGTCTCGACAGGAACCATGTTCACTGTCTATTACAAACCTAGGTTTGTAGTTTGGATAACACATTTATCCTAAATTATATTTGAGTTAGGGAAATAAGAAATAAGTACATTCTACATTTCTTTTCGTGTTTACATACTTAATATAAGATATTCCTCCAATCTCTATTACAGGACAAGCCCCGAAGAGTTTATTGTTCCATATGGTCAATATATGGAGTCCGTGAAGAACAGCCACTCGATTGGAATGAGGTTCAAAATGAGATTCGAAGGAGAAGAAGCTCCAGAGCAAAGGTATATTTTGTTGTCTATATACTTATCTTCAGCATGACAGCATACTTCTACCAATCTTCCGTATTTCTAATGCTTATATATTTTTCATTCACAACAGGTTTACAGGCACTATAGTTGGAACTGGTGATGCTGATCCAAACAGGTGGAATGGATCAAAATGGAGATGCCTCAAGGTAGTATTTAAATATTCTTTTGGTCTTTTGGCTTATTGTTCTGATTGTAACAAAGACTTTAGCACTGAAGATACttgttctgtttcattttttAGGTTCGCTGGGATGAAACTTCTTCCGTTCCTCGTCCTGAACGAGTGTCTCCATGGAAAGTTGAACctgccttgtctccccctgcATTGAATCCCCTTCCAGTACCCAGGTCAAAGAGACCGCGCACAAACATGGTGCCCTCATCTCCCGACTCCTCTGTTCTAACAAGAGAAGGTAATGATCAGCAGAACATCTCTTAATTGTGCATTCATTCTCTAATAGCATTTGAGGGAGTAAATCACTCTGAATCCATGTTCATTAGGGTTTGTCCGAAGTCCCTAGACCTTTCACTGATAAATGGGTTGTCAAGGGTCTTACGAGGTCTGGGATATTTTCAACCTTGAGTGGCACTTTTGGTGAACTTCTGGAGTCAGATATTGATGCTAATTGCTAAGCCTCTTGTGTGTGTCTGTGTGTGTGTGATCTTCTTTCAGATGATGGGAAGACAATTCAGAGAAGAATACAGTTAGACATCTCATCACCTCAAATGAAATATGAATCACCATATACGGATCTCTTGTCTGGTTTCCTTGGCAGCAAAGATTCTCATCATGGGTTTCATCCTCGTTTTGTAGACCGAAATCTGGGCAATGCTAACCCTTTGAAGAAGCATTTTCAAGACAAGGAAGGGCAGTTTAACTTGCTCCCCAGCTCACAGCCAATGAGCTCTTCACTAGACGTGATGGAATCCGGCAGGAAAGTGCTTACACAAGATGGCAATCTACAATCTCAGACAGGGAGTGCCAGATATACAGGCTTGAGTTGGTTTCCCGAGATGCGAAGTCCCAGAGTTGAGCAACAACCAGGAAACTGGTTGATGTCTTTACTGCCACAGTCTGACTCAGAGGATCCACCACATTCAACAGAGGTAACACCTAAGGTTGCTGTACTCGAGCAATATGAGTCTGTTAGAGCCAAAGGCGACAGCGACTACAAACTTTTTGGTATTTCACTATTCAGCAGTCCTGTTGGACTGGAGGCACCAAAATTGAGTTCAGATAAGATGAACGAGGCAGGAGGTCATATGCACCCTCTATTGTTGCACTTACAAGCTTCACATCCTGACCAACAGTCTGATCAGCAGGAAAAACTTCCTCGAACCTGTCAGCAGCCTAAAAATGTGCCGAGCAACCATAAGGGTGGTACAACAAGGAGCTGCACTAAGGTTTTCCTCTTGTACATGTTCGTAATAATGAGCTATGTAGTCTAGCTCCATAGAAGAGCTaaagcattatattttttttggtttttgtaggTTCAGATGCAGGGAATTGCTCTTGGGAGGTCTGTGGATCTCACTAAGTTCAATGGCTACGATGAACTAATTGCCGAGTTAGATCAGATGTTTGATTTTAATGGTGGGTTGATGGCTACGAACAAAAATTGGCAAGTGGTATATACTGACAATGAGGGTGATATGATGCTTGTTGGAGATGATCCGTGGCAGTAAGTACTCCTGTTTTTTGATGAGATATGCTTCATTTAATTGGTTCCATTTGCTCTTATTAGTTATTGTTCTGAATGTTTCCATGATTCTTCTTGTGAAACAGGGAATTTTGTAGTATGGTTCGCAAAATCTGCATTTATACTAGAGATGAGGTTCAGAGGATGAACTCTGGGACCTCGAGCCCGAGAATAGAAGAAGAGACCCAATTGGTTGAAGAGGAAAAAGTTGTTGTTGCTACCGCAAATGAAACAAAAGATGTTCATTCTTCTGCAACTAGTCTCCAAAATTGCTAGCTCCTTAGCTCATGTTACTGAAGCACAGAGATAATTATTAGATAGCATAGTTGGCCATTTTGGGTTGGTTTGCTTTGTAAGCCATTATTCGCAGTGGTCGAATCTATTATCGATAATAAAAAAGAGTAGTCGAATCTATTGAATATATAGGACGTATTACCAGTTTTAAATATACTATGTATCGGTGATTAACATACAGTCGGGCTAGAAGAGTTCTTAATTATATTGTACATAAAGCAAATCTCTTTCTTGACTCCTTTACTACAATTTTGAGTTCTTGTAGCCAATACCACTTGTTATGGGCATCCTGTTCATTCT
Coding sequences within:
- the LOC113362761 gene encoding auxin response factor 2-like; translated protein: MASPEVSSKGNYNNIGVESFSSANCTTEPKDVVVVGGIIRNGSASLIEPPTNVCKRKLDCDEDALYSELWHACAGPLVTVPREGDLVFYFPQGHIEQVEASTNQVADQQMPVYDLPTKILCRVINVQLKAEADTDEVFAQVTLLPEGNQDENLMEKETVPQSSPRPLVHSFCKTLTASDTSTHGGFSVLRRHADECLPLLDMSRQPPTQELIAKDLHGNEWRFRHIFRGQPRRHLLQSGWSVFVSSKRLVAGDAFIFLRGENGELRVGVRRAMRQQSNISSSVISSHSMHLGVLATAWHAVSTGTMFTVYYKPRTSPEEFIVPYGQYMESVKNSHSIGMRFKMRFEGEEAPEQRFTGTIVGTGDADPNRWNGSKWRCLKVRWDETSSVPRPERVSPWKVEPALSPPALNPLPVPRSKRPRTNMVPSSPDSSVLTREDDGKTIQRRIQLDISSPQMKYESPYTDLLSGFLGSKDSHHGFHPRFVDRNLGNANPLKKHFQDKEGQFNLLPSSQPMSSSLDVMESGRKVLTQDGNLQSQTGSARYTGLSWFPEMRSPRVEQQPGNWLMSLLPQSDSEDPPHSTEVTPKVAVLEQYESVRAKGDSDYKLFGISLFSSPVGLEAPKLSSDKMNEAGGHMHPLLLHLQASHPDQQSDQQEKLPRTCQQPKNVPSNHKGGTTRSCTKVQMQGIALGRSVDLTKFNGYDELIAELDQMFDFNGGLMATNKNWQVVYTDNEGDMMLVGDDPWQEFCSMVRKICIYTRDEVQRMNSGTSSPRIEEETQLVEEEKVVVATANETKDVHSSATSLQNC